The Thermomonospora amylolytica sequence CATGACCGTTCCTTGAATGGCCGCTCCGCCCGCAGCCCGAGCATAGTGGGCGGCCATCCGAAGCCGCCGCCGGAAAAGTGCGGCCATTTCCGCATTGTGGACGATCGCCCCCGGTCGGCCCCGATGGTCGTTCCGGAACGCCGCCGGCCGTTTCCTCCCGGGGCGGACGGGCACCGGACGGGCCGGGTGCGCGCGTGGCAGGCTTGGGTACGTGATCGTGGGTGTGGGCATCGATGTGGTCGACATCGCCCGGTTCGAACGGTCGCTGGAACGCACCCCGGGGCTGCGCGCCAGGCTGTTCACCGCTGCGGAGCGGTCGCTGGCGGGCCGTTCGCTGGCCGCCCGGTTCGCCGCCAAGGAGGCGCTGGCCAAGGCGCTCGGCGCGCCCCGCGGGCTGCTGTGGACCGACGCCGAGATCCGGCGCGCCCCCGACGGCAGGCCCACCCTGCACGTCACCGGCACCGTGGCCGCCGCGGCACGGGCCCGCGGCGTGAACCGCTGGCACGTGTCGCTCAGCCATGACGGGGGCATCGCCACCGCCGTCGTGATGGCCGAGTCGGTGCCCGGGCGAGATCTCGAAGAGGAGCCATGAGGTACGCGCACGAGGTCGGCAAGGTACGGGCCGCCGAGCAGGCCCTGATGGCCCGCCTCCCGGAGGGCGCCCTCATGCAGCGGGCCGCCGCCGGGCTGGCCTCCACGTGCGCCCGCCTGCTGCCCCGGGTGTACGGGGCGCGGGTGGTGCTGCTGGTGGGCGGCGGCGACAACGGCGGCGACGCGCTGTACGCCGGCGCCCGGCTGGCCCGCCGCGGCGCCGTGGTCGAGGCGGTCCTGGCCGGGAGCAAGGTCCACGGTCCCGGTCTGGAGGCGCTGCGCTCCGCCGGGGGCCGCGTGCTGGACGGCCCCCACGAGCGCGTCGAACGCGCCGTCGAGACCGCCGACCTGGTGATCGACGGACTCACCGGCATCGGCGGGACCGGGGCGCTGCGCGAGCCGCATGCGAGCCTGGCCCGCTGCACCGAGTACGCCGAGGGCGTCGTGGTGGCCTGCGACGTGCCCAGCGGGGTCGACGCGGGCTCCGGGCGCGTGGACGGGGTCGCGGTGCGCGCCGACGTCACGGTCACGTTCGGCACCTACAAGCCCGGCCTGCTCATCGACCCCGGCGCGGCCCACTGCGGTGTCGTCGAACTGGTCGACATCGGGCTCGGCGCGGACCTGCCCGACCCGGACGTGGTGGCGCCGTGGGCGGAGGACCTGCGGGTGCCGCGGCCGGCGCCGGAGTCCGACAAGTACCGGCGCGGCGTCGTCGGCATCGTGGCGGGCGGCGAACGCTACACCGGCGCGGCGATGCTGTGCGTGGGCGGAGCGGTGCGCGGCGGGGCGGGCATGGTCCGGTTCGCCTCCTCGCCGCATCCGGTCGAACTGGTCCGGCAGCGGTGGCCGGAGGCCGTCGCCACCGTCATCGAGCCCGCGCCCGACGCCCCCGCCAAGGTCGGCCGGGTGCAGGCGTGGGTCGTCGGCCCCGGCCTGGGCACCGGCCGCAAGGCCGAGACCCTCGTGGAGGCGGTGCTGCGGACCGACCTGCCGGTGCTGGTCGACGCCGACGGGCTCACCGTGCTGGCCCACCGCCGTGACCTGCTGCGCCGCGACGCGCCCACCGTGCTCACCCCGCACGCCGGGGAGCTGGCCCGGCTGCTGGGCCCGGGAACGACCCGCGAGCTGATCGAGGCCCGGCGGCTGGAGCACGTACGCCGGGCGGCGGCCGAACTGTCGGCGACCGTGCTGCTCAAGGGCTCGACCACGCTGGTCGCCGAGGAGGACCGGCCGGTCCGCGTCAACCCCACCGGCACGTCCTGGCTGGCCACCGCCGGGACCGGCGACGTGCTGTCCGGCCTGGCGGGCGCGCTGCTGGCGGCCGGGATGCCGGCGATCGACGCCGCCACCGCCGCCGCGTACCTGCACGGGCTGGCCGCCCGGCTGGCCGCCGCCGGACCGCCCGGCCCGGACGGCCCCGACCTGGGGCGGCAGGCGCCGATCAGCGCCCTGGACGTCGTTACCGCCCTGCCGGAGGCGTTCCGTACCCTGGGCTGACCTGGGTGTGAACACGCCCGGCGGCATCGGGGGGACGGCACACTGGTCACCATGAGAGAGCCGGTACAGGCACGCGTGGATCTCGACGCCGTCCGCGCCAACGTCGCGCTGCTGCGCGACCGGGCGGCGGGGGCCGAGGTCATGGCGATGGTCAAGGCCGAGGGATACGGGCACGGCCTGGTCGAGACCGCCCGCGCCGCGCTCGACGGCGGAGCCGCCTGGCTCGGCGTCGCCCGCGTCGCCGAGGCGCTGCGGCTGCGCGCCTCCGGCGTCACCGCGCCCGTGCTGGTGGCGGTGGCCACCCAGGGTGAGCCGTACGAGGAGGCCGTGGCCGCCGGGGTGGACCTCACCGTGGGCTCCGCCGGGCTGGTGGCGCGCATCGCCGCCGCCGCCGAACGCGCCGGCCGGCCCGCCCGGGTGCACCTGAAGGCCGACACCGGCCTGTCCCGGGGCGGCGCGACCATGGCGGACTGGCCGTCGGTCGTCGATGCCGCGGGGGCCGCGCAGGCGTCCGGGCGGATCGAGGTCGTCGGGCTGATGTCGCACTTCGCCTGCGCCGACGAGCCGGGGCACCCGTCCATCGCCGGCCAGCTCGCCGCGTTCCGGGAGGCGGTCGAGCACGCCGAGAAGGCCGGGCTCCGCCCGCAGGTCCGGCACCTGGCCAACTCGGCGGCGACGCTGACGCTGCCCGAGGCCCGCTACGACATGGTCCGGCCGGGCATCGCGATCTACGGGCTGACCCCCATCCCGCAGCAGGGGACGTTCGGGCTGCGCCCGGCGATGACGCTGGCCGCCGAACTGGCCGCGGTCAAGCGGGTCCCGGCGGGCAGCGGGGTCTCCTACGGCCACACCTACGTCACCGCCCGCGAGACCACGCTCGGCCTGGTCGCCGCCGGCTACGGCGACGGCGTTCCCCGGCACGGCTCCAGCCTGCTGGAGGTGCTGGTCGGCGGGCGCCGCCACCGCATCGCGGGACGGGTGTGCATGGACCAGTTCGTGGTCGACCTGGGCGACGACGCGCCGTCCGCCGGGGACGAGGTGCTGCTGTTCGGCCCCGGCGACCACGGGGAGCCGACCGCGCAGGAGTGGGCGGACGCGCTCGGCACCATCTCCTACGAGATCGTCACCCGGATCGGGACCCGGGTGCCCCGGGTGTATCCGGGCGGTCCGGCGGGGCGGTAGCGCCCGCCGTTCGAGGCGGCATTCGGGGAAGGACCGTGCATGGACAGCAGGAACAGGCGGCGGCTGGGCATCGCCGGGGCGATCGCCGGGGCCGGTGCGGCCGGGATCGGCGTGGCGATGGGAGTGCGGCACTTCGTCGTCGGCCGCCGCCGGTTCGGGCCCGACCCGGAGGCCGACGAGCCGTTCGGGAAGCTGCGCGGCCGGCCGCTGAGCGTGCCCGCCGACGACGGGGTGCCGCTGCACGTGGAGATCGACGAGCATCCCGGTGACGGCGCCCCGCTGACCGTGGTGTTCTGCCACGGCTACACCCTCAACCAGGACATGTGGCACTACCAGCGCCGCGACCTGGCCAAGAGCGTCCCCGGACCGCTCCGGCTGGTGTTCTGGGACCAGCGCAGCCACGGCCGGTCCGGGCGCAGCAAACCGCTGCACGCCACCATCGACCAGACCGGCGAGGACCTGTACGCGGTGCTGTGCGCCACCACCCGGCCGGACGAGCCGGTGCTGCTGGTCGGGCACTCCATGGGCGGCATGTCGATCATGGCGCTGGCGGACGGGCACCCGGAGTTGTTCGAGGACCGGATCGCCGCGGTGGCGCTGATCAACACCTCCGCCGGGCGGCTGGCGGAGATGACGCTGGGCCTGCCGCTGGCGCTGGCCCGGCTGGTGCAGCCGCTGGCCCCCGGGGTGATCCGCGGGCTGGGCCGCACCCCCAGGCTGGTGGACCGGGGCCGCGCGCTGGGCGCCGACCTGGCGTTCATGGTGACCCGCCGGATGGCGTTCGCCGACGCCTCGGTCAGCCCGTCGGTGGTGGACTTCCTGGAGCAGATGATCAGGGCCACCCCCATCGACGTGATCGCCGAGTTCCACCCGGCCCTGATGGCGCACGACAAGAGCGCGGCGATCGAGGTGATCGGCCGCGTTCCGACCCTGGTCATGGTGGGCGGCCGGGACGGGCTGACACCGCCCGGGCACGGCCGCCGGATGGCCGAGGCGATGCCCGGCGGCGAGCTGATCGAGGTGACCGACGCCGGGCACGTTCTGCCGCTGGAACACCCGGGCATGGTCACCGGGGGACTGCGCCGCCTCATCGAACGCATCCGACCCGTCTCCGAGGAGCGCACAGCATGAACGATTCCACCCGGCACGACGAGGCCGCACGGACGGTGGTGGACCGGGCCGCCGACGACGCCCGGGGCCCGGTGGTGCTGCGGGTCCCCACCGCCGGGGCCATGCGGGAGCTGGGGGTGCGGCTGGCCGGGCTGCTGCGCGCCGGCGACCTGCTGGTGCTGTCGGGCGACCTGGGGGCCGGCAAGACCACGCTCACCCAGGGCATCGGCGAGGGGCTGAAGGTCCGCGGGCCGATCACCTCGCCGACGTTCGTGATCGCCCGGGTGCACCCGTCGCTGGGCGGCGGGCCCGCGCTGGTGCACGTGGACGCCTACCGGCTGGGCGGTTTCGCCGAGCTGGACGACCTGGACCTGGACGCCTCGCTGGCCGAGTCGGTGACGGTGGTCGAATGGGGCGAGGGGCTGGCGGAGAATCTTTCCGAGGACCGGCTCGACGTGGTGATCATTCGCGGTGACGAGGACACCGAGGAACGCACCGTGAAAGTTGCGGGAATCGGGGCGCGCTGGGCCGGTCTTCCCGCCGCACTGGGCTGAGCACGCCCCGCAAATGCGGTTTTCGGGGGTGCGGATGCGCCGTTTACCGTGAGATGCCTTACTCTTTGCCGGAATGACCTCACCTAGTGATCCAGATCTCAGCCAGGGGTGAGACCGGTGAGTGGAAACCATCGCAGCGGCGGACGCCGTGCCTCCAGCGGCGGCTACCGGACCGGCGGGTACGGCCGCTCCGGCGAGCATCGTGGCCCGGGTTACGACGACAGCGGGCCGTACCGGCGCGCCGACAGCGGGGAGCACCCGCGCGGCGGCAGCGGCTCGTACCGGCGTGCCGGCAGCGGCGGTTACCCGCGCGGCGGCAGCGGAAGCCACCGG is a genomic window containing:
- a CDS encoding holo-ACP synthase; its protein translation is MIVGVGIDVVDIARFERSLERTPGLRARLFTAAERSLAGRSLAARFAAKEALAKALGAPRGLLWTDAEIRRAPDGRPTLHVTGTVAAAARARGVNRWHVSLSHDGGIATAVVMAESVPGRDLEEEP
- a CDS encoding NAD(P)H-hydrate dehydratase, which encodes MRYAHEVGKVRAAEQALMARLPEGALMQRAAAGLASTCARLLPRVYGARVVLLVGGGDNGGDALYAGARLARRGAVVEAVLAGSKVHGPGLEALRSAGGRVLDGPHERVERAVETADLVIDGLTGIGGTGALREPHASLARCTEYAEGVVVACDVPSGVDAGSGRVDGVAVRADVTVTFGTYKPGLLIDPGAAHCGVVELVDIGLGADLPDPDVVAPWAEDLRVPRPAPESDKYRRGVVGIVAGGERYTGAAMLCVGGAVRGGAGMVRFASSPHPVELVRQRWPEAVATVIEPAPDAPAKVGRVQAWVVGPGLGTGRKAETLVEAVLRTDLPVLVDADGLTVLAHRRDLLRRDAPTVLTPHAGELARLLGPGTTRELIEARRLEHVRRAAAELSATVLLKGSTTLVAEEDRPVRVNPTGTSWLATAGTGDVLSGLAGALLAAGMPAIDAATAAAYLHGLAARLAAAGPPGPDGPDLGRQAPISALDVVTALPEAFRTLG
- the alr gene encoding alanine racemase, encoding MREPVQARVDLDAVRANVALLRDRAAGAEVMAMVKAEGYGHGLVETARAALDGGAAWLGVARVAEALRLRASGVTAPVLVAVATQGEPYEEAVAAGVDLTVGSAGLVARIAAAAERAGRPARVHLKADTGLSRGGATMADWPSVVDAAGAAQASGRIEVVGLMSHFACADEPGHPSIAGQLAAFREAVEHAEKAGLRPQVRHLANSAATLTLPEARYDMVRPGIAIYGLTPIPQQGTFGLRPAMTLAAELAAVKRVPAGSGVSYGHTYVTARETTLGLVAAGYGDGVPRHGSSLLEVLVGGRRHRIAGRVCMDQFVVDLGDDAPSAGDEVLLFGPGDHGEPTAQEWADALGTISYEIVTRIGTRVPRVYPGGPAGR
- a CDS encoding alpha/beta fold hydrolase; this translates as MDSRNRRRLGIAGAIAGAGAAGIGVAMGVRHFVVGRRRFGPDPEADEPFGKLRGRPLSVPADDGVPLHVEIDEHPGDGAPLTVVFCHGYTLNQDMWHYQRRDLAKSVPGPLRLVFWDQRSHGRSGRSKPLHATIDQTGEDLYAVLCATTRPDEPVLLVGHSMGGMSIMALADGHPELFEDRIAAVALINTSAGRLAEMTLGLPLALARLVQPLAPGVIRGLGRTPRLVDRGRALGADLAFMVTRRMAFADASVSPSVVDFLEQMIRATPIDVIAEFHPALMAHDKSAAIEVIGRVPTLVMVGGRDGLTPPGHGRRMAEAMPGGELIEVTDAGHVLPLEHPGMVTGGLRRLIERIRPVSEERTA
- the tsaE gene encoding tRNA (adenosine(37)-N6)-threonylcarbamoyltransferase complex ATPase subunit type 1 TsaE — encoded protein: MRELGVRLAGLLRAGDLLVLSGDLGAGKTTLTQGIGEGLKVRGPITSPTFVIARVHPSLGGGPALVHVDAYRLGGFAELDDLDLDASLAESVTVVEWGEGLAENLSEDRLDVVIIRGDEDTEERTVKVAGIGARWAGLPAALG